Within Takifugu rubripes chromosome 20, fTakRub1.2, whole genome shotgun sequence, the genomic segment CCCATcacgggggggacggggggacggcgGCTCGTCTCAGACACTGTTTGACTTTTCATGTACTGGAGCGAAGCATTGTGATGAAGGTCTGGAGTCAGATGCAGTCCTCGCAGCGCCGGCGTGTTTGTTTAAGAGCACAGTTGTTTAGTCCGCCCCTCTGTTAGCAGCAGATGTGCTCCTTTGGACTGAGGtgtgtaaaacatctgtcaCCTGATGAAGGCAGAAtgtggtggggttttttttggttttgctgTATTCAACGTTTTACTCAGGTAACCTGTAGGCGTTTATCATTCTCTTTATCTGTCACTATCTTCTTTTTCAGATAAATCTTTGCAGCTTCTCTTGTTTCATCAgagcagtcttttttttttatctcgaATCACAGAATGAATCTTATCACTGAGCAGTCAGTGAACCCTTTTTTTCCATCACCCATTTTGCTTCGACACCATATCTCCGCCGGTCTTGGAGCTGGGTCGTATAATGGGATCATAAACTTCATTTGTGCAGCAGTGTTGTCAaaacaagagtgtgtgtgcacttcACACATGTGGCAACAGGTCAGGCTCCCCCCCTGTTGTTTCGGTTTCATTACTGCGTTACACTCTTCTACCTGCTGGCctgatcaacacaaacacacactttgctTTAAATCAGTCCTTCCAGCTCTGATCGTATCACTAATCATTATTTTATCAAGTGACCCACAACTGGAAACTAACCCATCCAAGTCTGGtttaaatttgtcttttttatgttgttaACCACTTCTTTTACATATATTGTACTCATTTAAtattctcatttatttatttttaagacgtGACCCTCCCCAAATCACACATGTTGATTTACCTGATTTATGTACATCATGCTGCTTTCTAGTTAAACATTATGACTCTTTTGGAGTGGAAGGATTTTCAGGTTTACTTGTATTTAAACCAAAGTTTAACTGTCTTTATCCGGAGTTTCTGCTGTTAATATCTTCAAACACAAATGTTTGATCGACGCGATCGATCTGACATTATTACACTGTCATAATGCAGCAGTGTCATCAGTAATAAGTTATTAGGGGTTGTTTGTGTCGGCCTGAACACCAGTGATTTAACACAAgggaattttcttttttgtgcccCCGCCTCAAGAAATGAAAGTTATTGTCCTGTATTCAAATGTTTGGATTTGTGCTGTGATGTCCCATTTTTATTGGGTCTTTAACAATTATTTTACCCAAGAATGAAAGTGAATAAAGCATCATCAGAACTGATCATTTCTCCTGGTATCTGTGTAAGATTTAGCAGCATCTAGTGGTCAGAACACGGATAACAAGAACAACTCGCCTCTCAGGTTTTTATTTCATGCCTGAGGAGCATCAGAGCAACATTCTAGCACCTCTAAAAACACAGGAATTAATACACTAAGTGGATCATATGCTGGCTATCCTATATACTATTATTATATTAACAATGACTAAATGcttaaagaggagcaggagttATTATTGCTGTAGGTGTTTTCCACTTGAGTCCCGATGCTCTGAATAATGAGCAGCCTGCACTCGACGGCCGCAGAGGCTCAGATGCACAATCGTCTGATGAGTAAATGAGTCTTTAATTGCCTGATGCGTTTATATTACATTCGCCTCTTTGTGGAGCTGCGATGAGGCTTTTAATCAACTGCCAAGGAAGGGTCAAACgatgttttaattaaagcagCAGAGGCACTGTGATCTCTGCCAGCCTGCCTGCTCTGTCTGTCACCCTGTCGCATTGTGAGAGGAAACGGGGACAgatggagcacacacacacacacacacacacacacacacacacacacacacacacacacacacacacacacacacacacacacacacacacaggtccttTTCAACAGGCTACATAAACAATCTGGTGTCTCACTCAAATGCTCTTACAGATTaaaagcagctgaagcagcaccccccccccccccccacacacacacacacacatacacacaccaagGTTAGTTCAGCCTGACCTGCTGCATCAAacataagcagcagcagcatttcagcACTCAGACACACTGACTTCGACACAGCCACGGGCATAAGAACCCTTTTATGTGGACGTGCAGGCCGTCTGCACGAGAGGAGCTAAAACAAAGGCCCCCGGATAAAAGCTGCTGTCTGTGTGCTTGGTGGCAGCAGCCTTCTACGGTTTCAGCCAATAAGGAGGAAAGCATCCGCACAATCTCAATTTCTAGTCGTTCCTCTAATTTGAAGTAAAATAAGAATGCTGTTCTTTGGCTTCCTGAAAAACTGTCTGAGCAGCAAAGTGGCAAAACCAAAACTTACATCAGAGGCAGGTCAAGACTTCTGCTTTCAACTCAGCAGAAATGTCTTCCGCTCAGCTAGAAAATAGAAGTGGACTCctaaatgacctttgaccccctcaCTGGCCACGTCGAAGTCAGCAGGATGTAGAAGAGTTCCTGCATCTACAGAACGTTGTGGATGTTTTAGACTACGAATCAACACAGAGGACACCGATTTTAACAACGATAATAATTTATTTAGAAGGATCTTTGGCAGTACAGAACAACTAAGGGCCATTTCATGAGAACATTTGAAACAGAAGTGCTTCCTGAAGACAACGATGACAAGAAGTAGAATACTGAAGCGAGGAGTGCGTCTTCCATGTACACGAGGACACGAATCAGTGGCACAAAGATTAAATGGTGCCACAAAAAGAGCTGCAGATTTACCCGCACATGTTTCTGGGGCGCTGTTGAACACCAGAAATGCCCCCACGTGACATATTTACTGCAAATGAAGTGCCCCCTCAGTAAAAGTGTTCAAATGTATCACAGTAAATCTAACACAGACACAGATTTTCTATTAAAAGTCTTCCATCTTCACCCGCTCACACACTTCTGGCCTAAAATACGgtacaaaaacattaaaaaaaagacacaaagacgGACATAAATTCTCTTCTGCATTCACATCCTGTTGGCATTATCCTACCAACAGACAAGTGCAACTCTAAAGTTCACGTAAGGGAAGCTGAACATGTGCATCTGTTTTTCTATTCCACGGAGACTTTCCCCtactcttcctccttctctcgcGAAGAACGCAAAGAGGTGAGGGAACATCCTCCCGGATCAGAGACTCTTTTCATCTCGATGCCCGGAGGATCAGGTGGGTAAGGCCAAGAACTTGATAAAACCAAGTGAAAGAACCAATCAGAATGCACCGCGCACATTCGTCACACAGCTCACAGTGGGATTGAGCACGAACATGCACGCTGAGGCTAAACATGCTCAACGAGGGTAAAGTtgtgacatcacagctcctGTCAATCATTGCATTAACATCATTCAGAATACTGCCAGAGGTCCACAGAATCATCAACAAAGGCAAGGGCTTGCCTCTTTCTATTTTTCATTgttgattttctctctctttcttcattAACTGCCCTTCTATTACCAAACAGTTTAATATTCAAACGTACAGACATCAAACACAAATAACGTCTATTAGAAATACTGTTGGAGGTCAGGAGTATCGCTGCTCCTATAACATGTGCAAAGACCTGTTGTAGTACAACGTTGCTGCCACACGGGGTCGCTGTTTCACTCCGTCGCAGGCATCAGAAGACAGTCACTGGCACAGCAGTCAACATAAACGTCCATGCTCAAGTTAAGGCTGAGAAAAAGCTCAAAAAGGCGAGATGGGGTGACCCAGTTCAGGAGAATAAAGTGGTACGTCGTCTGACTAATAATCCAGACATAAGTTTATATGGAGCCCGTCCTGGATCAGCACCCTACATCGGTGGGGGGTGTCAAAGAGCCACTTTGCTGAGTCTGATCGACAGGCTGGAGCGGTGCTGCGCTCGAGGGAGTGTGGAGCTGCATCGGCTCCGCAGCTGGATCGCCCGGCCCGCAGAGCCACGCACCCGCAGGAGGAAGTCAAAGTTCGCCGAGGTGTTCATGGCATAGAAGACGTTGGCGTTGTCGGGAATCACCAGTTCTGAGCAATAAAAAAAGGGAGATTATAATGTAGTCTAAAAAACTGTCAACTATATATTGTAATATATCATTTGATACTAAATGTACCTCTCTCCTCGGAGATGACTTGCACCAGCTCATATCCCTCATCTGGCTCCACCTCCAGGTTGTGCTTCGCCATGGCTCTTGAAATCACCGCTGGCGTCTTGTCCTGATTGGTCAACTATTGTGCACATGGGCAGAGAGCAAACGCACGTTTCAACATACATGTGAACCTCTACTGGCAGAGCATCCCAGCGGTTTCTGCATTTACCAGTATGCTCTTGTAGAGGTTGCCGTTGCCGTGCTCCAGGCTGACTCTTATGATGCACGCATCTTGTGCCTGCGTGTTGTATGCTGGGGTTTGACCGGGCGAGCTGGGAGTCAGgggtgtgagggagagagaccgCCTGTGCGTGCAGGGAGGCCCCTGGAGCGAGGGGATGACTGGAGTCACGGAGACACTGGCTGTGGAGGAGCCGGTGTCCATGGAGTGTAGGGACGTATAGGAGGAGGATTCAGACAGCTGCACAAACGCAAAACCAGAGGTTTCAGACTTTTGCAAACACAGAATATCCACGGATGCGATTGGTAAACAACCCACTTTGTTCTGCTGGGAATCAGAGCTGTGAGTGGGAGTGAGGCCTTCGCTGTCTGACGGGCTGCTGGAGTCACTGGAGGACACGCTGACGGAGTCCATGCTCTCCCCTGAGCTGCCGTTAGGCGGCGACCGCGGCGTCTCCCTGACCAGAGAACTGGAGGCGCTGCTGTCTGCTCCATGAAACAGCCTGGGGACGACAGGAAGTCGGCGATAAGATAATGAAACAAACAGGCCCAAGCAGCATGGTCCGACGCTGGGAAAGTGCAAGCGTCTCTGACACATCATCTGCGCTTTCTCACAAAAAAACCCCTCCTCCGTTGTGTGTTTTGGCGTACTCACAGGCTGAGTCTCTTCACCATGCTCTTCCTGGGCTTTGGTGAGGTTGGACTGCTGTCACCAAGACCTTCAATCTCACAGGACAAGGCGTAGCTGCGAGGACAAACACAGATAAGGAACCTCAAACACAAAAAACCCTCACAGCTATTTGGCAAGAAGAGGTAGTAGAGAGAAGCACATATAAAAGAGGTAAGAGGATTACCTTTCCTCATCACTCAGCCAAGTCTGGCTCTTAAACCAGCGCAGAAAGGACGGCTCTGGGGTCAGACAGTAGCTGTTACAGGCCGACTGCAGCAGCTTGATCTGGGCGATCACCTCAAACTCCTGCAGAGACCAAGCCAAAGTCAGGGCGCGTGATAAATGTTATGGCGTTATTCTACCAGAAGGGGGCGACACTCACCCTCCGTCTCTTCTCAAAGTTGATCAGACCActctgcaggacaggaaaaaagagggtGGACATTGCTTAGATAAACAAATGGTAGACGCAGTGCTCAAGAAAATGATGACTCTCCACAGCCAGCGGACTTACCTCCACAAAGTCAGGCAGCGCCGTATCCAACATGGTCAAATCGGTCAGAAAAGTCCCCAAATATGGAATTGTCCCTTGCATCGCTCCCTATGAAGACAAACACAGCACTCACGTTGCTGCACAGCACAATGTCCGCACTGAGTAAACAACATGTCgtcccagcagagcagctgaaacCTCGCCATTGTTCCCTTTATCTGCCTGTCTTGGCCTCACCATCTCTTTCTGCAGCTGTAATCTCTTGTGAGTCCGTTTCTGGTGCTCCTTGGCACAGCTCTCCAGGCTGGCGAACTTTGACGTTCCTTCCTGCCGGGTCAATAAATTATGTCGTTATTAATACTTATAAGGTTACTTATCCACCAACGGAGGTTAATCATCGGTGAGAATGCCTTCAGATCTGGCTGCACGCACCCTCAtgagcagctctctgctggTCAGGTAGTTGTTGTGATCGGAGAAAATGTCAGACAGCTCCTCGAACGTCTGCACGCTGTCTCTGCAGCCAAAGGCACAACAACACTTAATACAGCACACCAGCTAATGCTAGTGTACACATCCACGCTCCCCATTTTATGTACTCGTTTGCCAGATATTTTACAGACATGGACAGTGAAATTGTTTATGGCAAATGATGTCTAAAACCCTTTATGGAGATTATCTGCCACTAAACTTACTTGTGCACGCAGGCCCACACCCTCTTCAGTCTGTACAGGGGGTTGGACTGCAGCGCAGAGACGATGGCTCGCAGAGACGAGAAGTTTTTGCGTATTCGACACTCCTGTTGAGACAAACAGGCCGACACAACGGGGGGGGGTCACGCGCAGGTTAGCGATTATTTCACCGCCGAAGCGGAACGTGCGCGAGCTCTGCCGTACCTGGGCGATTTCAATCCAGCGCTGGATGACCCGCGCCCTGACGTGCGGCCTGAGCCGCCGGTGCCTCAGGATTGTGCTGACCACGCAGGCCGTCACCGCGTTGAACTGCGCGATGGTGGCGCGGATGGTGGGGGCGCTGTGCTTGCTGTCCTTCTTGTCCCTCTGAGACCAGATGGAGCCCAGGCAGTGGTGCGGTATCACCCTTTTAAACAGCAGCTACGTGACAGAAATGGACTGGCATTAGCATGGCGTACGTGCTGGTACGTGCCacccttgcccccccccctcactcactGCGTCCATGTAGGTCAGCTGCTCGGCCACCAGGTCAGTTTCAAAGGACAAGAACTCATCTTGGGCCTCAGGCTCTACTTCGTTCTCCTCCCCAAGGCAGAGTAAaccgttgccatggaaaccaccTGGAAGCAGGCAGAAATGATGACACGGGTACAAATCCACACTGTGCCAGAATGAAAACTGTTGGTGTTTTAATGCGCTAGGTGGTGCTATAGTAACGAGGGGGGCACCACAAAAGGCTGGGATTCACTCCAGATTTGGGAAATTCGAAACAAATGGGGGTTTGAAACTAAAAATTCTGAAGTTCAGCATAAAACTAAGCTGCAACTTGATGATCACTCCTGTCATGGGGCCTCTGGGTGACTAAATGCTCTAAATAcgacagagaagaagaatatTGTGGAGGGACCAACCGTCCGTGTCGTCCAAACTGGCCTgcgtctgcagctgctccaggagaCCTTCCGCTCGCCTCAGAGCCTCGGATCCCGGCAGGGCCTGACGCAAATAGTCCATGAGCCTGTGGAGGCAGGGGTAGTCCGGAGGTTCCTGGAAGTCTTCGGGACACTGGTCCAGCCAAGCTCGCAGGAAAGAAGCCAATGCACTGAGACAACAAAGGGGAAATGGGATTTCAGCTATGGAATACCATGAAGGGGAAAATGATGAACATAACTAGACTCGTCTCACTTTCTGATGGCGGCATTTGTCTCAGAGCTTTGATGTCCAGCAGTGTCTCGTCCGTTCTCCTCCGGGCTCCCGTAGCTAGAAGAGAACGTAAGAACGCTGCATTAAAAAGACACCCACGATGATGACGCATTCGCATTTCGTTTGTTTATTTGCGTCCAGTCTCACCTGTCCAGAAGGAGATGCAGCACAGTCTGCGTGCTGGTAAAGGCTCTGTAGGTGGACAGGAAGATGGAGGTGTAGGTAAGGTCGTTGTCATCGAACGCTGTCAACAATGTTTCCACCAGACGCGCCAGGGTTCCTGCACGGATACTTCGGATTTTGCAGGTCTCCAACTGGCTGACAGTGTGTCCGGGAGGTAAGCGGTCCCCCTCGGCCTAAAAACAGAGATTTGCACACGGTTAGGTCTCCGTCAGGCTGACTTTACTGTCAAAACACACTATTTGAGACTTGAAAATGGTGGAATTGACATTAGATTGACTGCAGCACTGCTGTGATGCGGCCGTGTGTTAAAGCGGAAAGTCTACGCTTTGTTGAAATTTTGTTAATAAATGAAGTTTGTCAGCTCAAACTTGAAATGGGAGTCGAATTCACTGGTCGGCAAAAACATCCAGGAAACAGAATCCAGCGCGTGACCTATATTTGAAATTTTCCCTGATGCGTCTACAGGAAAAATggtttaccaaaaaaaaaaagaagagcttGGGAGCGAGAAGGCAAAGTTAGCGCTCTACGACAGGAAACATTCCAATCTGCTTTTAATCAGGacaggctcctcctccagcagcactcCTGACAGAGGAGGGATCTTCCCCCTCCCCTGGCAACAGGTCAGCCAGAAACATGAGAGTTTATCTGTGAATGTAGATAAGCTCTGCACACACTACAgtgaatttaaattaaatgtacaGATGTATCAACAGCAGAGTCCTTTAGTTCTATTCTCCCCCAGTAGATGGCGCTGAAAGGTGCCGCCACGTTGCCTTAATGAGTTAGAATACAGTTGACAGGTCCGGCTGTTTATACGTCGATACAGTTTGAAGGCACGTAACACAATTGATCTCTTCTTTCTGGTGCCAGTCCCCCTCACTGGTattagacacaaacacaccacagtcATCAAAAGCAAACAGAAGCTGAAGCTCCATGTATTGGATTCATCGCACCGACTCCCTGCATTCCTCTGGCAACGATGCGAGAGAAACAAAACATAATGTCGTTAATTAGCCCTTGTAATATTCTGCACAACACCGTATTATGCTGGTGTAAACTGCACAGCCAGGGGAACAGTAATGCCTCACATGCACtgaacaacagcaggaaaagctcttaatacccccccccccctcatggttttttgtctttttgtcatAGCAGTGCTTCATTAAACTGCTGTACAGGAGAGCGAGCAGGCAGGAAAGCCAGGAAATCACATGCTTTAGTTAAACAAGGCCAGGTCTGGGGAAACCGCTGATATTTTTCATTTGCAGGCGACTAAAAAGGTGTTGACCGAACTGGGAGGTTTTagcttttaaatgttaaaacaacaGCCCTGTTGTTTTCACAGTTGGCCTTCAACAATAGCATTTTGAGTTGTTTGACTGTTGTTTGAGCTCAGCGGGCTGTACCGGGCCCAGCAGACAGCGTAAACCCAGCGTAAACCGCGCTCGGAGCGTAGAAACGGGGGGAGTTGACATCAGACTCACCCCCAGCCACCTCGCTCCCTTGTTGGCCGCTTGCTGAATCTGCACCCTCTTTAGCGTCACGTTGTAGATGGCCCCTTCCTCGACTTCCTCCCCCCAGTCCTGCACCGAGCTCTAGAAATGAAACAGAAAGAGAAGGTTAATGCAAAGACTTTCCACAATCG encodes:
- the rgl1 gene encoding ral guanine nucleotide dissociation stimulator-like 1 isoform X1 — protein: MISHYPLATLLPWPTGPHHQLPDPDCTLLLEGERGVALQRYQARSPESSPRHWSSVQDWGEEVEEGAIYNVTLKRVQIQQAANKGARWLGAEGDRLPPGHTVSQLETCKIRSIRAGTLARLVETLLTAFDDNDLTYTSIFLSTYRAFTSTQTVLHLLLDSYGSPEENGRDTAGHQSSETNAAIRNALASFLRAWLDQCPEDFQEPPDYPCLHRLMDYLRQALPGSEALRRAEGLLEQLQTQASLDDTDGGFHGNGLLCLGEENEVEPEAQDEFLSFETDLVAEQLTYMDALLFKRVIPHHCLGSIWSQRDKKDSKHSAPTIRATIAQFNAVTACVVSTILRHRRLRPHVRARVIQRWIEIAQECRIRKNFSSLRAIVSALQSNPLYRLKRVWACVHKDSVQTFEELSDIFSDHNNYLTSRELLMREGTSKFASLESCAKEHQKRTHKRLQLQKEMGAMQGTIPYLGTFLTDLTMLDTALPDFVESGLINFEKRRREFEVIAQIKLLQSACNSYCLTPEPSFLRWFKSQTWLSDEESYALSCEIEGLGDSSPTSPKPRKSMVKRLSLLFHGADSSASSSLVRETPRSPPNGSSGESMDSVSVSSSDSSSPSDSEGLTPTHSSDSQQNKLSESSSYTSLHSMDTGSSTASVSVTPVIPSLQGPPCTHRRSLSLTPLTPSSPGQTPAYNTQAQDACIIRVSLEHGNGNLYKSILLTNQDKTPAVISRAMAKHNLEVEPDEGYELVQVISEERELVIPDNANVFYAMNTSANFDFLLRVRGSAGRAIQLRSRCSSTLPRAQHRSSLSIRLSKVAL
- the rgl1 gene encoding ral guanine nucleotide dissociation stimulator-like 1 isoform X2, encoding MKFAWKTKMSSVQDWGEEVEEGAIYNVTLKRVQIQQAANKGARWLGAEGDRLPPGHTVSQLETCKIRSIRAGTLARLVETLLTAFDDNDLTYTSIFLSTYRAFTSTQTVLHLLLDSYGSPEENGRDTAGHQSSETNAAIRNALASFLRAWLDQCPEDFQEPPDYPCLHRLMDYLRQALPGSEALRRAEGLLEQLQTQASLDDTDGGFHGNGLLCLGEENEVEPEAQDEFLSFETDLVAEQLTYMDALLFKRVIPHHCLGSIWSQRDKKDSKHSAPTIRATIAQFNAVTACVVSTILRHRRLRPHVRARVIQRWIEIAQECRIRKNFSSLRAIVSALQSNPLYRLKRVWACVHKDSVQTFEELSDIFSDHNNYLTSRELLMREGTSKFASLESCAKEHQKRTHKRLQLQKEMGAMQGTIPYLGTFLTDLTMLDTALPDFVESGLINFEKRRREFEVIAQIKLLQSACNSYCLTPEPSFLRWFKSQTWLSDEESYALSCEIEGLGDSSPTSPKPRKSMVKRLSLLFHGADSSASSSLVRETPRSPPNGSSGESMDSVSVSSSDSSSPSDSEGLTPTHSSDSQQNKLSESSSYTSLHSMDTGSSTASVSVTPVIPSLQGPPCTHRRSLSLTPLTPSSPGQTPAYNTQAQDACIIRVSLEHGNGNLYKSILLTNQDKTPAVISRAMAKHNLEVEPDEGYELVQVISEERELVIPDNANVFYAMNTSANFDFLLRVRGSAGRAIQLRSRCSSTLPRAQHRSSLSIRLSKVAL